Proteins found in one Xenopus laevis strain J_2021 chromosome 1L, Xenopus_laevis_v10.1, whole genome shotgun sequence genomic segment:
- the mapkapk5.L gene encoding MAP kinase-activated protein kinase 5 isoform X3, translating into MLCAAHPNIVQIIDVYANSVQFPHESSPRSLVWIPICFSLRARLLIVMEMMEGGELFHRISQHRHFTEKQASQVTKQIALAVKHCHSLNIAHRDLKPENLLFKDNSLDAPVKLCDFGFAKIDQGDLMTPQFTPYYVAPQVLEAQRRHQKEKFGIIPTSPTPYTYNKNCDLWSLGVIIYVMLCGYPPFYSKHHSRTIPKDMRKKIMTGSFEFPEEEWSQISEMAKDIVRKLLKVKPEERLTIEGVLDHPWLNSTEALDNILPSAQMMMDKAVVAGIQQAHAEQLANMRIQDLKVNLKPLNIVNNPILRKRKLLGTKPKDNVYIQDPENETEDSNIALEKLRDVIAQCILPQEGENEDEKLNEVVQEAWQYNRDCKLLRDTLQSFSWNGRGFSDKVDRLKLAEIVKQVIEEQTNSQEDSQ; encoded by the exons ATGCTGTGTGCAGCACATCCTAACATTGTACAGATCATTGACGTGTATGCAAACAGTGTGCAGTTCCCCCATGAGTCTAGTCCAAG GTCTCTTGTTTGGATCCCCATTTGTTTTTCCTTAAG GGCACGGCTCCTAATTGTTATGGAGATGATGGAGGGGGGCGAGCTGTTTCACAGAATCAGCCAGCACCGGCACTTCACTGAGAAGCAAGCCAGCCAAGTAACAAAGCAG attGCTTTGGCGGTAAAGCATTGTCACTCACTCAACATTGCACATAGAGACCTCAAACCAGAGAACTTACTCTTCAAGGACAACTCACTG GATGCTCCAGTTAAATTATGTGACTTTGGTTTTGCCAAAATAGACCAGGGAGATCTAATGACACCACAATTTACCCCATACTACGTAGCTCCACAG GTTTTGGAAGCACAGAGAAGACACCAGAAGGAAAAGTTTGGGATCATTCCTACCTCACCAACACCTTACACATACAACAAG AACTGTGACTTGTGGTCCTTAGGTGTTATAATTTATGTGATGCTCTGTGGCTACCCTCCTTTTTACTCCAAACACCACAGTCGAACCATCCCAAAGGACATGAGAAAAAAGATCATGACTGGAAGTTTTGAGTTCCCAGAAGAAGAATGGAGCCAGATCTCTGAAATGGCAAAGGATATTGTGAGAAA GCTGCTGAAGGTTAAGCCAGAGGAGCGGCTCACTATTGAAGGCGTTCTAGACCACCCTTGGCTGAACTCAACTGAAGCGCTGGATAACATTCTACCATCTGCGCAGATGATGATGGACAAG GCAGTGGTTGCTGGGATACAGCAAGCTCACGCCGAACAGCTTGCCAACATGAGAATACAAGACTTGAAAGTCAACTTGAAACCGTTAAATATTGTCAACAATCCAATACTGCGAAAGAGAAAGCTGCTAGG AACGAAACCAAAAGATAATGTTTACATCCAGGATCCTGAAAATGAAACCGAAGACTCAAACATTGCACTGGAAAAACTTCGAGATGTGATTGCACAGTGCATACTACCACAAGAAG GAGAAAATGAAGATGAGAAGTTAAATGAAGTAGTGCAAGAAGCATGGCAGTATAATAGAGACTGTAAGCTATTGCGAGACACCCTGCAGAGTTTCAGCTGGAATG GTCGAGGATTCTCAGACAAAGTCGACCGGCTGAAATTAGCAGAAATAGTGAAGCAAGTTATTGAAGAGCAAACAAACTCTCAAGAGGATTCACAGtaa